The Molothrus aeneus isolate 106 chromosome 15, BPBGC_Maene_1.0, whole genome shotgun sequence genome includes a region encoding these proteins:
- the IRF1 gene encoding interferon regulatory factor 1, with product MPVSRMRMRPWLEMQIDSNQIPGLIWINKDKRIFQIPWKHAAKHGWDMEKDACLFRSWAIHTGRYKEGEKDPDPKTWKANFRCAMNSLPDIEEVKDKSINKGSSAVRVYRMLPPLTKHQKKERKSKSSREARNKSKRKCYEETRLKESAESLTNTPLPDDHSGYTIHDYAGQEVEVESPAITLDLSSCEVSGSLSDWRPPMEVTMADSTNDLYQLQVSPLASSSEVTDEDEEEINQDILKLLGPAQDWHSTSIGGKGFLTNESGTQSLCSTYGYKEQDGDIDTTSGEIDFRLYDQKNLDFSWLDTVRPTMQVIPCGL from the exons ATGCCGGTGTCAAGAATGCGCATGAGGCCGTGGTTGGAAATGCAGATTGATTCCAATCAAATACCTGGACTGATATGGATTAACAAG GATAAGAGGATCTTTCAGATCCCATGGAAACATGCAGCTAAGCATGGCTGGGACATGGAGAAGGATGCCTGCCTTTTCAGGAGCTGGGCCATTCACACAG GAAGGTATAAAGAAGGTGAGAAAGATCCTGATCCAAAAACGTGGAAGGCAAATTTCCGCTGTGCCATGAATTCCCTGCCTGACATTGAAGAAGTGAAGGATAAAAGCATCAACAAGGGCTCCAGTGCTGTCAGGGTTTACAGGATGCTGCCACCCTTGACAAAGCACCAGAAGAAAG aaaggAAGTCAAAGTCTTCAAGAGAGGCAAGAAACAAGAGCAAGAGAAAG TGTTATGAAGAGACAAGGCTGAAAGAGTCAGCAGAAAGCTTAACCAACACTCCTCTGCCAGATGACCACAGTGGCTACACCATTCACGACTATGCAGGGCAGGAAGTGGAGGTGGAGAGCCCAGCCATCACCTTAG ACCTGTCCTCCTGCGAGGTGAGCGGCTCCCTGAGCGACTGGAGGCCACCGATGGAGGTGACCATGGCTGACAGCACCAACGACCTCTACCAGCTCCAGGTGTCTCCCCTGGCTTCCTCCTCAGAGG TCACAGACGAAGATGAAGAGGAAATAAATCAGGATATTTTAAAG CTGCTTGGACCAGCCCAAGActggcacagcaccagcatTGGGGGGAAAGGCTTTCTGACCAACGAGTCAGGCACCCAGAGCCTGTGCAGCACCTACGGATacaaggagcaggatggggacatTGACACCACATCAG GAGAGATAGATTTCAGGCTCTACGACCAGAAAAACCTAGACTTCTCCTGGCTGGATACAGTGAGGCCAACCATGCAAGTCATTCCCTGTGGATTGTAA